In Vespa velutina chromosome 1, iVesVel2.1, whole genome shotgun sequence, the following proteins share a genomic window:
- the LOC124954426 gene encoding uncharacterized protein LOC124954426 isoform X2: protein MNLNIVYESSNINDVKTRCLNEKNVTTQIFTNSTFKPIFLEKVNFGNVPLGNTVHHLILIHSAPNKKVSFVVLPFTKNPCIDIYPLEGNVKPDCKPAEIMIIYRPLSYITLNFELQIYIPELSKTHVVTFYAHTKPRLKRNLHENTYRHKKCIETKINKLTKKKPILLKKIYPTLENKQRIDTIYKGYKQYEKRSLKWSYKIHMMQVVNHIYDKYYENFCNEHELRVS, encoded by the exons atgaatttaaatattgtatatgaaTCCTCGAATATAAATGACGTAAAAACTAGatgtttaaatgaaaaaaatgtaacaacACAAATATTCACGAATTCTACATTTAAGCctatttttctcgaaaaagtaaattttggAAATGTACCTTTGGGAAACAC TGTACATCatcttatattaatacattctgccccaaataaaaaagtttcttttgtAGTTTTACCATTTACAAAAAATCCTTGTATTGATATTTATCCATTAGAAG gAAATGTAAAACCAGATTGTAAACCTGcagaaattatgataatttatagACCTTTAAGTTATATTACTTTGAATTttgaattacaaatatatatacctgaACTATCCAAAACACATGTAGTAACATTTTATGCACATACTAAACCAAGATTGAAAAG aaatctacatgaaaatacatatagacataaaaaatgtatagaaaCTAAGATAAATAAACTAACTAAGAAAAAACCTAttctattaaagaaaatatatcctacattagaaaataaacaaagaatagatacgatatataaaggatataaacagtatgaaaaaagatctttaaaaTGGTCGTACAAAATTCATATGATGCAAGTagtaaatcatatatatgataaatactATGAAAACTTTTGTAATGAACATGAATTGAGAG TATCCTGA
- the LOC124954405 gene encoding ADP-dependent glucokinase isoform X3: MPNRTLFDQLVNKARAFPSSYSTIGGNAAIMALRFAREGCDVILAAKLTKSLHQMIPQVISVVGGEVKRDDVHLVLEYKSGDIWGPYSSTRANRYIIHNDENNPVISSFNAFDKILSATNLDLLVVSGLQMMDNYPFREGERERILGNINKQMVNRPLHTKIHFEMASFVDDNLLSELCNLVIPFADSLGMNEQEIANLYNSMYYGNISLVANSTPRVATVLDQMRTLFKLIRLRGRSISNSRLLTRMHVHTLAYQAIFTVKDTVWKNTMAAAAKASLTAHRHVCATSNIDIRKASLVMDESFSTSNTHGMRIPLDVDKPVSCWEETLLIEKENIPIEVCVAPVLICTQAAQTAGGGDNISSAGLVLQI, encoded by the exons ATGCCTAATCGGACATTATTCGATCAATTAGTTAACAAAGCTCGTGCATTTCCTTCATCCTATTCAACAATTGGAGGAAATGCAGCAATAATGGCACTACGATTTGCCAGAGAAGGCTGTGATGTGATATTAGCTGCGAAATTAACAAAATCATTGCACCAAATGATTCCACAAGTTATTAGTGTTGTTGGTGGTGAAGTAAAACGCGATGATGTTCATTTAGTTTTAGAATACAAAAGTGGAGATATTTGGGGACCTTATTCTAGTACTAGAGCAAATag GTATATTATTCacaatgatgaaaataatccAGTTATTAGTTCTTTTAATGCCTTTGATAAAATTCTATCAGCTACAAACCTTGATTTACTTGTAGTCAGTGGTTTGCAAATGATGGATAATTATCCATTTAGAGAAG GAGAACGTGAAAGAATTCTTGGgaacataaataaacaaatggtTAATAGACCATTACatacaaaaatacattttGAAATGGCCTCATTTGTTGATGACAACTTACTTTCTGAACTTTGTAACTTAGTTATTCCTTTTGCTGATAGTCTAGGAATGAACGAGCAAGAAATagctaatttatataattctatgtATTATGGCAACATTTCATTAGTTGCTAATTCAACTCCAAGAGTTGCAACAGTTTTAGATCAAATGAGAACATTGTTTAAACTCATACGTTTAAGAGGAAGGTCTATTTCTAATTCACGCTTACTTACtcgtatgcatgtacatacTTTAGCATACCAAGCAATATTTACTGTGAAAGATACTGTTTGGAAAAACACAATGGCTGCAGCAGCTAAAGCATCTTTAACAGCTCACAGACATGTTTGTGCAACAAGCAAT atTGATATTCGAAAAGCATCATTGGTTATGGATGAAAGCTTTTCAACGTCTAATACTCATGGTATGAGAATACCTTTGGATGTTGATAAACCAGTTTCTTGTTGGGAAGAGACTTTacttatagaaaaagaaaacattccTATTGAAGTATGTGTGGCTCCCGTGTTAATTTGTACACAAGCAGCTCAAACTGCCGGCGGTGGCGATAATATTTCAAGTGCAGGTCTTGttcttcaaatttaa
- the LOC124954426 gene encoding uncharacterized protein LOC124954426 isoform X1, which produces MNLNIVYESSNINDVKTRCLNEKNVTTQIFTNSTFKPIFLEKVNFGNVPLGNTVHHLILIHSAPNKKVSFVVLPFTKNPCIDIYPLEGNVKPDCKPAEIMIIYRPLSYITLNFELQIYIPELSKTHVVTFYAHTKPRLKRNLHENTYRHKKCIETKINKLTKKKPILLKKIYPTLENKQRIDTIYKGYKQYEKRSLKWSYKIHMMQVVNHIYDKYYENFCNEHELRDRSLKYLFSRND; this is translated from the exons atgaatttaaatattgtatatgaaTCCTCGAATATAAATGACGTAAAAACTAGatgtttaaatgaaaaaaatgtaacaacACAAATATTCACGAATTCTACATTTAAGCctatttttctcgaaaaagtaaattttggAAATGTACCTTTGGGAAACAC TGTACATCatcttatattaatacattctgccccaaataaaaaagtttcttttgtAGTTTTACCATTTACAAAAAATCCTTGTATTGATATTTATCCATTAGAAG gAAATGTAAAACCAGATTGTAAACCTGcagaaattatgataatttatagACCTTTAAGTTATATTACTTTGAATTttgaattacaaatatatatacctgaACTATCCAAAACACATGTAGTAACATTTTATGCACATACTAAACCAAGATTGAAAAG aaatctacatgaaaatacatatagacataaaaaatgtatagaaaCTAAGATAAATAAACTAACTAAGAAAAAACCTAttctattaaagaaaatatatcctacattagaaaataaacaaagaatagatacgatatataaaggatataaacagtatgaaaaaagatctttaaaaTGGTCGTACAAAATTCATATGATGCAAGTagtaaatcatatatatgataaatactATGAAAACTTTTGTAATGAACATGAATTGAGAG ATAGGTcccttaaatatttatttagtagAAATGATTga
- the LOC124954373 gene encoding zinc finger protein 493-like, with translation MSKKLSVDTDWTSGNKYIKSSLHQFFTVNKNNHNVVSVKKEADLQEKKRNFQALKNMKHSENSTNKEEKINYEETSSNITTNHKSQPLNSTSTKIIINHHENAHIQSEIDSIHETLCRRGQIDVIEMPLEQTYFYKYFLVYEDLPSKFVVLHALHSNTAKEVANKLLDILAIIGAPQVLQSGNGRNFAEQIVRELRILWKDFIILHGNVCKCEEDSRDFKNLLKCWLNKNPGKTWYEGLKFIQIFQNSTYRCQNGKIPCDVLFGQNVHQEFQKLIIAKNTTNDMWTEEEWINVTLNKKQNNTITFDNLTHISGNIISINTTDTDKNDNCHIEYDDVSYNNHKNNHDDSFQFHKNSNNFKFVSVKSETFLDNLQMEDSTYAEPNIEERNLCLNNQNLTCKICHKQYMKLGHLKNHIKTHIKKRQFDCTLCNKTFQILKLYEKHMQQFHENYQQNKSHTDCIKNDNNCSKYTDINVSKQRSMETEEIPKIHKSIMKSHQSSNIVLNHTNKCVRSIKEPNSINGRQFSRKKEENRISRLNGNPTLECSYCKQKFSFPSVLKRHMRSHTNERPYVCKICNKSFKQLGHLSQHSLTHKDYRSFQCAICCVKFESLDLLKTHSQSHQGESILKSKEIYRLFECDNCKKVFTTKSVLERHIFTHTHERQFGCKICGKRFKQAGHVKSHMLVHTGERKFECTICSKRFSLSNSLKKHMYIHNGEKPYQCDVCGARFLEKRNLNGHLMTHTNERPFSCKICGKRYTLADTLRRHVSAAHEDGRTYQCEICAKMFKQLAHLSVHKKVHNDERPFQCHLCEKNFKHKNVLKSHLAIHANIRPFECDICKATFVRKTNLQTHIASAHMNERPYACTICGKRFKQISHLNGHVVVHSNSMPYQCDFCDRRCNRLDNLKKHMRLHTKDKE, from the exons atgagTAAAAAGCTTTCTGTGGATACAGATTGGACTTCAgggaacaaatatataaaaagttcatTGCATCAATTTTTTACTGTCAACAAGAATAATCATAACGTTGtatctgtaaaaaaagaagcagattTACAAGAGAAAAAGCGTAACTTTCAAGCCTTAAAGAATATGAAACATTCTGAAAATTCtacgaataaagaagaaaaaataaattatgaagaaACTTCTTCAAATATAACAACA aatCATAAATCACAACCTTTAAACTCCACGTCAactaagattattattaatcatcatGAAAATGCACATATACAATCGGAGATTGACAGTATACATGAAACATTGTGCCGTAGAGGTCAAATTGATGTTATAGAAATGCCGTTAGaacaaacatatttttataagtacTTTTTGGTTTATGAAGACTTACCATCGAAATTTGTAGTCTTACATGCTCTACACAGTAACACAGCAAAAGAAGTAGCAAATAAGTTACTAGATATATTAGCAATTATTGGGGCTCCTCAAGTTCTACAAAGTGGAAATGGACGAAATTTTGCTGAACAAATTGTCAGAGAATTACGTATTTTAtggaaagattttattatattacatggaAATGTGTGCAAATGCGAAGAAGATAGCagagattttaaaaatttattaaaatgttggTTAAACAAAAATCCTGGAAAAACATGGTATGAAGGCttgaaatttatacaaatcttTCAAAATTCAACATATCGTTGTCAAAATGGTAAAATACCATGTGATGTATTATTTGGACAAAATGTTCATCAAGagtttcaaaaattaatcatcGCTAAAAATACAACAAACGATATGTGGACAGAAGAAGAATGGATAAAtgttacattaaataaaaaacaaaataatactaTTACATTTGATAATTTGACTCATATTTCtggaaatataatttcaataaatacaaCTGAtacagataaaaatgataat tgCCATATTGAATATGATGATGTGTCATATAACAATCATAAAAACAATCATGAtgattcttttcaatttcataaaaattcaaataactTTAAATTTGTTAGTGTTAAAAGTGAAACATTTTTGGATAATTTACAAATGGAAGATTCAACATATGCAGAACCAAATATTGAAGAACGTAATCTTTGTCTAAATAACCAAAATTTAACATGTAAAATTTGTCATAAACAATATATGAAACTGGGACATTTGAAAAATCACATAAAAACTCATATTAAGAAACGACAATTTGATTGCACATTGTGTAATAAAACATTCCAAATCttgaaattatatgaaaaacatATGCAACAGTTTCATGAGAATtatcaacaaaataaaagtcaTACAGATTgcataaaaaatgataataactgtagtAAGTATACTGATATAAATGTTAGTAAACAAAGAAGTATGGAAACAGAGGAAATTCCAAAGATACATAAATCAATTATGAAATCTCATCAAAGTAGTAACATAGTACTGAACCATACGAATAAATGTGTTAGATCTATAAAAGAACCAAATTCTATCAATGGAAGACAATTTtctaggaagaaagaagaaaatagaatatcaAGATTGAATGGAAATCCAACATTAGAATGTTCATATTGTAAACAAAAATTCAGTTTTCCTAGTGTATTAAAAAGACACATGCGTTCTCATACAAATGAAAGACCTTATGTttgtaaaatatgtaataaaagttttaaacAATTAGGTCATCTTAGTCAACATTCATTGACACATAAAGATTATAGATCTTTTCAATGTGCAATATGTTGTGTTAAATTTGAATCTCTGGATTTACTTAAAACTCATTCTCAATCACATCAAGGTGAATCAATACTAAagtcaaaagaaatttatcgtcTTTTCGAGTGTGATAACTGTAAAAAGGTTTTTACAACAAAGAGTGTGTTAGAACGTCATATATTTACTCATACACACGAGCGTCAATTTGGATGTAAAATATGTGGTAAGCGATTTAAGCAAGCTGGTCATGTAAAATCTCATATGTTAGTTCATACTGGAGAGCGAAAATTTGAATGCACTATATGTTCAAAGAGATTTAGCTTATCAAATTCACTaaaaaaacatatgtatattcataatGGTGAAAAACCATATCAATGTGACGTGTGTGGAGCGAGATTtcttgagaaaagaaatcttaatGGACATCTTATGACACATACAAACGAAAGGCCATTTTCTTGCAAAATATGTGGCAAACGATACACGTTAGCAGATACGCTACGTCGGCACGTCAGTGCTGCTCATGAAGATGGTCGAACGTATCAATGTGAAATTTGTGCAAAAATGTTTAAACAGCTTGCACATTTGTCTGTTCACAAAAAAGTACATAATGATGAACGTCCTTTCCAATGTCATCTTtgcgaaaaaaatttcaaacacAAAAATGTTCTCAAATCTCATTTAGCTATTCACGCAAATATTAGACCTTTTGAATGCGACATTTGTAAAGCAACATTTGTTAGAAAAACTAATTTGCAAACACATATAGCATCAGCACATATGAATGAACGTCCATATGCTTGTACAATTTGTGGTAAACGTTTTAAGCAAATAAGCCATTTAAATGGTCACGTTGTTGTTCATAGTAATTCAATGCCTTATCAGTGTGATTTTTGCGATCGTCGCTGTAACAGATTggataatttaaagaaacacATGCGTCTTCATACAAAAGACAAAGAATAG
- the LOC124954405 gene encoding ADP-dependent glucokinase isoform X1 — MGINKRLRFGTFLAVLAVLAGLYYRNSEDILQKRLSALLHGLERIENKHSITNKPKIAVGYGICTDTYVDAKHLLHYSDKIGLPEHFDEINTEEELLKSFAYYFRHGAAAERYMPNRTLFDQLVNKARAFPSSYSTIGGNAAIMALRFAREGCDVILAAKLTKSLHQMIPQVISVVGGEVKRDDVHLVLEYKSGDIWGPYSSTRANRYIIHNDENNPVISSFNAFDKILSATNLDLLVVSGLQMMDNYPFREGERERILGNINKQMVNRPLHTKIHFEMASFVDDNLLSELCNLVIPFADSLGMNEQEIANLYNSMYYGNISLVANSTPRVATVLDQMRTLFKLIRLRGRSISNSRLLTRMHVHTLAYQAIFTVKDTVWKNTMAAAAKASLTAHRHVCATSNIDIRKASLVMDESFSTSNTHGMRIPLDVDKPVSCWEETLLIEKENIPIEVCVAPVLICTQAAQTAGGGDNISSAGLVLQI; from the exons ATGGGAATTAACAAGCGACTAAGGTTCGGAACATTTTTGGCAGTACTGGCTGTTTTAGCCGGTTTATATTACAGAAATTCTGAggatatattacaaaaacgTCTGTCAGCTTTGTTACATGGCTtagaaaggatagaaaataaacattcTATTACAAACAAACCTAAAATCGCTGTAGGTTATGGTATATGTACAGATACATATGTTGATGCAAAgcatttattacattattcaGATAAAATTGGCTTGCCAGAACATTTTGATGAAATCAATACAGAAGAAGAACTTTTAAAGAGTTTTGCTTATTATTTTCGCCATGGTGCTGCTGCTGA GCGATACATGCCTAATCGGACATTATTCGATCAATTAGTTAACAAAGCTCGTGCATTTCCTTCATCCTATTCAACAATTGGAGGAAATGCAGCAATAATGGCACTACGATTTGCCAGAGAAGGCTGTGATGTGATATTAGCTGCGAAATTAACAAAATCATTGCACCAAATGATTCCACAAGTTATTAGTGTTGTTGGTGGTGAAGTAAAACGCGATGATGTTCATTTAGTTTTAGAATACAAAAGTGGAGATATTTGGGGACCTTATTCTAGTACTAGAGCAAATag GTATATTATTCacaatgatgaaaataatccAGTTATTAGTTCTTTTAATGCCTTTGATAAAATTCTATCAGCTACAAACCTTGATTTACTTGTAGTCAGTGGTTTGCAAATGATGGATAATTATCCATTTAGAGAAG GAGAACGTGAAAGAATTCTTGGgaacataaataaacaaatggtTAATAGACCATTACatacaaaaatacattttGAAATGGCCTCATTTGTTGATGACAACTTACTTTCTGAACTTTGTAACTTAGTTATTCCTTTTGCTGATAGTCTAGGAATGAACGAGCAAGAAATagctaatttatataattctatgtATTATGGCAACATTTCATTAGTTGCTAATTCAACTCCAAGAGTTGCAACAGTTTTAGATCAAATGAGAACATTGTTTAAACTCATACGTTTAAGAGGAAGGTCTATTTCTAATTCACGCTTACTTACtcgtatgcatgtacatacTTTAGCATACCAAGCAATATTTACTGTGAAAGATACTGTTTGGAAAAACACAATGGCTGCAGCAGCTAAAGCATCTTTAACAGCTCACAGACATGTTTGTGCAACAAGCAAT atTGATATTCGAAAAGCATCATTGGTTATGGATGAAAGCTTTTCAACGTCTAATACTCATGGTATGAGAATACCTTTGGATGTTGATAAACCAGTTTCTTGTTGGGAAGAGACTTTacttatagaaaaagaaaacattccTATTGAAGTATGTGTGGCTCCCGTGTTAATTTGTACACAAGCAGCTCAAACTGCCGGCGGTGGCGATAATATTTCAAGTGCAGGTCTTGttcttcaaatttaa